Proteins co-encoded in one Ictalurus punctatus breed USDA103 chromosome 18, Coco_2.0, whole genome shotgun sequence genomic window:
- the shroom3 gene encoding protein Shroom3 isoform X4, whose translation MELLGSFYRRKLRRKQKRSELGRSDGALCKLPPETGVNGLISKVLRFTSRGSEPGSRPHSWHSTKLGEGPLDSDSMMQISQGAMGAPWHQSYHGSASTTDLSGYDAVFLRKSPDQYSSRGSMESLDHSHPAYSSCNQLSVSKSSNSIDHLHSKRDSAYSSFSTSSSIPEYLAAGPTFSKERSYSMDSVPQHRTAEGMHQADIHYVHTVYDSQKGMSAEHEVLSTAILKTNESKAHPSRCGSVQGRGCHRSNSTSGSSSSSVSSGCGTVTSHRHSAGPVWGQTHNGSSYENLKGAPSPPLRSDSYAATRNHERPSSWSSLEQARSLRALHKGSWHHSSGSVASGKSSFGIEGQLHTVIEKSPESSPTIKPKQSLPPLSQPGSAMLPTGIYPVPLPEPHFAQIPTTNPSSSSVYPALAKESKPIPQKEHYGEDSGVRMAAENGYQSNASYSCSVQSLVSPQPKQPNQVKDDPQTKCVFYRSHFQTQGSKSPGLPLGLERKDPYTPVQPRREKPRYSHGMDIMESYRQHREEELSRCQEQNVHPQPFYSSCELLQQHAQPQGSDQRINTSGRFHNESGTYQQRDQDLDHPLTRLENALAEVQRCASPQSTTSHCSVQSERSMSVMEKVSHFERQQTKPRSHSHSLCNYSSSVGPSQATHSAKRPLSGLKDLQKGYVPQGRSWSTGHEGNAESSQDLQPRYVSTDQAEHRKSHDLHRSKSSFQLNEENGKDFHRSKSTFHLEEKSKDIQWKEDHQDTLGTVPDTTFTRAYRDSIKDAQSKVLRSTSFRRRDLSINPPPVPVKHMSLDRKGHNISPKLTSSPHTPKERHVIPVELPDKTSAPELPRIPPVGPPVVRICGRKRLTMEQKKMSYSEPENIHEVGVSDQESGLCQKKAPLQFQLPETSVADRRRMFELVATRSAGTKLATSRPELKQMQQDALADYVERKTGRRMDGRPHRPHSAYMQSTSCSSIDSQSRTSTTSMGCLQEPGREGISEDNCQPFTITANTQYPVHTNRNTQTQTQSEIYQSAFRPQSAEPQKPERQAKRTIPGHVPCPTWAPLPNAPASQSLDEVFGRPVPARSSGKSASAEDLLDRNQGRPVSQHFRSKSSPAVENYNMDVLAGDLRLFGSVSKENRLSGNVGPEVTQKSSSEVGLEQSCLLNPGLNQLNPPVIRRERQRHSDRPRSHSASGLAASVGLPCPFSSSEWQSTNKAQCQPNLDSITFPGTVPENRTSSLSGTDDQNSADANRSEDAPNDSGKTAHDLSLPHQEDAESLTSFSFNPRHSESPTSPKRSTSPIRSLTSLRISESSTGFASTATVSQGDDEVFLSPTSPPLHPLSRREGNSSEEPPFPYPLTQPQVKEEALDVTVPQESQNLNSVFEHPSVTNAHRDRDVRQLRNLSSLSGTSERDITSVAAVTSEAEAEELAESPEFPLLARRERTEAEVRVETLARELACRDEALAPLLNIWASTTMLDLMEDIFPSCSSALWHQAKNSSSHAGDSAQNAVCVAPEAHVKAVHGQMETDLDKEESNLNEKKVALLQALTVSLEALRMERERLVEEQLCYSALGCRIEALVQEHCKPNESEKYRMFIGDLEKIVNLLLSLSGRLARVENALNALQGEPEKGSTDERASLQQKQSQLRSQQEDARELKENLDRRERIVLQFLGGYLNTAQLHDYRRYIRAKPALLIRQRHLDELIRQGEEQLCRLTENTNPELNPQASSTPSPCSDSNSPRPTTVTSL comes from the exons ATGGAGCTGCTCGGTTCGTTTTACCGCAGGAAACTGCGTAGAAAGCAGAAGAGGTCTGAGCTCGGCAGGTCCGATGGAGCGTTGTGCAAGCTGCCGCCAGAGACCGGTGTCAACGGTCTCATCTCCAAGGTTCTCAGGTTCACGTCCAG GGGCAGTGAGCCTGGGTCCCGTCCCCATTCCTGGCACTCCACTAAGCTGGGTGAAGGCCCTCTGGACTCTGACAGCATGATGCAGATATCCCAGGGTGCCATGGGGGCTCCCTGGCACCAAAGCTACCATGGCAG TGCCTCCACCACAGACCTGTCAGGTTATGATGCAGTATTTCTGAGGAAAAGTCCAGACCAGTACAGTTCAAGGGGAAGCATGGAGAGTCTAGATCATTCACACCCTGCTTACAGTTCCTGCAATCAACTGTCGGTCTCCAAATCCTCCAATAGCATTGACCATCTGCACAGCAAACGTGATTCTGCATACAGTTCCTTCTCTACCAGCTCAAGTATCCCAGAATACCTTGCAGCTGGGCCAACGTTCAGCAAGGAACGGTCATACTCCATGGACAGTGTTCCTCAACATAGAACTGCAGAGGGCATGCATCAGGCAGATATTCACTATGTCCACACCGTCTATGACTCTCAAAAGGGCATGTCTGCAGAGCATGAGGTCCTTTCTACAGCAATCCTAAAAACTAATGAAAGCAAAGCACATCCGTCTAGATGTGGAAGCGTACAGGGCAGGGGTTGTCACCGTTCTAACAGTACCAGtggcagtagcagcagcagtgtaAGTAGTGGTTGTGGTACAGTCACGTCTCATCGTCACAGTGCAGGACCAGTATGGGGCCAAACACACAATGGCAGCTCTTATGAAAACCTGAAGGGGGCACCTTCACCTCCCTTACGCAGTGACAGCTATGCAGCCACCCGGAACCATGAGCGGCCCAGCTCATGGTCCAGTCTTGAGCAGGCTCGGTCTTTACGGGCTCTTCACAAGGGTTCTTGGCATCACTCCAGTGGCTCTGTGGCATCAGGAAAATCATCCTTTGGAATAGAGGGACAACTTCACACTGTAATTGAAAAGAGTCCTGAGAGTAGCCCGACGATTAAACCCAAACAAAGCCTTCCACCTTTATCACAGCCTGGATCAGCCATGTTGCCTACTGGCATCTACCCTGTTCCACTGCCAGAGCCCCATTTTGCACAGATACCAACAACAAACCCCAGCTCTAGTAGTGTGTACCCAGCACTTGCCAAGGAGAGTAAACCCATCCCTCAAAAAGAACACTATGGAGAAGATTCTGGTGTTAGGATGGCAGCAGAAAACGGATACCAAAGCAATGCTTCCTACTCCTGTTCTGTCCAGTCTCTTGTTTCCCCACAACCTAAACAACCAAACCAGGTGAAAGATGACCCTCAGACCAAATGTGTCTTTTACAGGTCTCATTTCCAAACACAGGGGTCCAAGTCCCCAGGGTTGCCCCTAGGCCTTGAAAGAAAGGACCCTTACACCCCTGTTCAGCCAAGGCGAGAGAAACCCAGATACTCACATGGCATGGATATTATGGAATcttacagacaacacagagaGGAAGAGCTAAGCAGATGCCAAGAACAGAATGTCCATCCACAACCATTTTACTCATCATGTGAACTTTTACAACAACATGCCCAACCTCAAGGAAGTGATCAAAGAATCAACACTTCAGGTAGGTTCCACAATGAATCCGGCACCTATCAACAGAGGGACCAAGATCTGGATCATCCACTAACCCGACTTGAGAATGCACTTGCAGAGGTCCAGAGATGTGCTAGCCCACAGAGCACTACTAGCCATTGCAGCGTCCAAAGTGAACGTAGCATGTCAGTAATGGAGAAAGTCAGTCACTTTGAGAGGCAGCAGACCAAACCACGTAGTCACAGTCACAGCCTCTGCAATTATAGCTCCTCTGTTGGTCCAAGTCAGGCTACCCACAGTGCCAAGAGGCCCCTGTCTGGGCTGAAAGATCTGCAAAAAGGGTATGTCCCGCAAGGGAGAAGTTGGAGTACCGGCCATGAGGGAAATGCAGAATCATCACAGGACCTGCAGCCAAGGTACGTGAGCACTGATCAAGCTGAGCATAGGAAGTCACATGACCTACACCGAAGCAAGAGTTCTTTCCAACTCAATGAGGAAAATGGCAAAGACTTTCATAGGAGCAAGAGCACTTTTCATCTTGAGGAAAAGAGCAAAGACATCCAATGGAAAGAAGACCATCAGGATACCTTAGGCACCGTTCCTGACACCACCTTTACTCGAGCATACAGAGATAGCATCAAGGATGCTCAGTCCAAGGTGCTGAGATCCACTTCATTCCGAAGACGAGACTTGAGCATAAACCCTCCTCCTGTGCCTGTGAAGCACATGTCCCTGGATAGGAAGGGACACAATATAAGCCCCAAACTCACCtcttctccacacactcctaAAGAACGCCATGTTATTCCTGTTGAGCTACCAGACAAGACCAGTGCTCCTGAGCTTCCAAGAATCCCTCCTGTAGGGCCTCCAGTTGTGCGAATATGTGGACGAAAGCGACTGACCATGgaacaaaagaaaatgtcatACTCTGAGCCAGAGAACATTCATGAGGTtggagtttctgatcaagaGTCTGGCTTATGTCAAAAGAAGGCACCACTTCAATTCCAGCTTCCTGAGACAAGTGTTGCAGATCGACGAAGGATGTTTGAACTTGTAGCTACTCGTAGTGCAGGTACCAAATTAGCCACCTCAAGACCTGAGTTAAAGCAGATGCAGCAAGATGCTTTGGCTGATTATGTGGAGCGCAAGACTGGTCGACGGATGGACGGGCGTCCTCATCGTCCTCATAGTGCCTACATGCAATCGACTTCCTGTTCCTCCATAGACTCACAAAGCCGAACCTCCACCACTAGCATGGGCTGTCTTCAGGAGCCAGGACGAGAGGGTATCTCTGAGGATAACTGCCAGCCGTTCACTATTACAGCCAATACACAATATCCCGTGCACACTAACAGGAACACCCAAACTCAGACTCAATCTGAAATCTATCAGTCTGCCTTTAGACCACAGAGTGCAGAACCACAGAAACCAGAAAGGCAAGCAAAGAGAACCATTCCAGGCCATGTTCCATGTCCAACCTGGGCTCCCCTCCCCAATGCCCCTGCTAGCCAAAGCTTGGATGAAGTTTTTGGAAGACCTGTTCCAGCCAGAAGCTCAGGGAAATCAGCTTCAGCAGAGGACCTCTTGGATCGCAATCAAGGTCGTCCTGTTTCTCAGCACTTCAGATCAAAATCCTCTCCAGCTGTGGAGAACTACAACATG GATGTCTTGGCTGGAGACCTCAGATTGTTCGGGAGTGTTTCTAAAGAAAACAG GCTGTCAGGGAATGTGGGACCTGAGGTCACACAAAAGTCATCAAGTGAAGTTGGTCTGGAGCAGAGCTGTCTGCTGAACCCAGGTCTGAATCAGCTGAACCCGCCCGTGATAAGGAGGGAACGACAGCGCCACTCGGACCGACCCCGATCCCACAGCGCCTCAGGCCTGGCAGCTTCTGTCGGACTGCCCTGTCCTTTCTCCTCTTCAGAGTGGCAGAGTACCAACAAGGCACAGTGCCAACCCAACCTAGATTCCATCACTTTCCCAGGCACCGTCCCTGAAAATCGAACGAGTTCGTTGTCAGGAACGGACGATCAAAATTCTGCCGATGCGAACCGTTCCGAAGACGCTCCGAACGACTCTGGGAAGACAGCCCATGACCTTTCACTTCCACACCAAGAAGATGCAGAGTCACTCACGTCTTTCTCTTTCAACCCACGCCATTCTGAATCGCCCACTTCTCCCAAACGATCCACCTCTCCCATAAGGTCCCTCACCTCTCTGCGGATCTCAGAGTCCAGTACCGGCTTCGCCTCAACTGCAACTGTTTCACAGGGGGATGATGAGGTGTTTTTGTCTCCAACCTCTCCACCACTACACCCACTGTCAAGAAGAGAAGGAAACTCCTCAGAGGAACCTCCGTTTCCCTACCCGCTGACCCAGCCTCAAGTAAAGGAAGAGGCACTTGACGTCACAGTGCCTCAAGAATCACAAAATCtaaacag CGTCTTTGAGCATCCGTCTGTCACAAATGCCCACCGAGACAGAGACGTTCGTCAGCTGCGTAACCTCTCGTCCCTGTCAGGAACCTCTGAGCGGGATATCACCAGCGTCGCTGCTGTGACCTCTGAAGCTGAGGCAGAAGAGCTTGCAGAAAGCCCTGAGTTTCCATTGCTGGCCAGGAGGGAGCGCACGGAGGCAGAAGTGCGGGTGGAGACTCTGGCTCGGGAGCTGGCGTGCCGAGACGAGGCACTTGCTCCTCTTCTGAACATCTGGGCAAGCACCACTATGTTGGACTTGATGGAGGACATCTTTCCCTCCTGCTCATCTGCTCTATGGCACCAAGCGAAGAATAGCAGCAGTCATGCAGGTGACAG TGCTCAGAATGCGGTGTGTGTTGCTCCTGAGGCTCATGTGAAAGCTgttcatggacagatggagACTGATCTGGACAAAGAAGAATCCAATTTGAATGAGAAGAAG GTGGCGCTCCTGCAGGCTCTGACCGTGAGCTTAGAGGCGTtgcggatggagagagagagactggtcgAGGAGCAGCTGTGCTACAGTGCTCTGGGCTGCAGGATAGAGGCGCTGGTGCAGGAGCACTGCAAACCCAACGAGAGTGAGAAGTACCGTATGTTTATCGGCGACTTAGAAAAAATCGTCAACCTCCTGCTTTCTCTGAGCGGACGTCTGGCACGTGTGGAGAACGCCCTTAACGCCCTGCAGGGGGAGCCAGAGAAGGGAAGCACGGACGAGAGG gcatCCTTGCAGCAGAAACAAAGTCAGCTGCGCAGTCAACAGGAAGACGCACGTGAGCTGAAAGAGAACCTGGACCGACGTGAGCGCATCGTGCTCCAGTTCCTGGGCGGCTATCTGAACACCGCGCAACTGCACGACTACCGGCGCTACATCCGCGCCAAACCGGCGCTGCTCATCCGCCAGCGCCACCTGGACGAACTCATCCGCCAGGGAGAGGAGCAACTCTGCAGACTGACCGAGAACACGAACCCCGAGCTCAATCCGCAAGCGAGCTCCACCCCCTCTCCGTGTAGCGATTCCAACTCGCCGCGACCGACCACTGTGACCTCGCTCTGA
- the shroom3 gene encoding protein Shroom3 isoform X1, with the protein MAGNSLFVEAFLHGGAPWGFTLKGGLEHGEPLIISKVEEGGKARSLQCPLLVGDEVVIINGVELSGFRQEAISLVKGSYKTLQLTVRREQCADLCCSESLTASPCHRAHTDRCSGGVQIRIKHRGSEPGSRPHSWHSTKLGEGPLDSDSMMQISQGAMGAPWHQSYHGSASTTDLSGYDAVFLRKSPDQYSSRGSMESLDHSHPAYSSCNQLSVSKSSNSIDHLHSKRDSAYSSFSTSSSIPEYLAAGPTFSKERSYSMDSVPQHRTAEGMHQADIHYVHTVYDSQKGMSAEHEVLSTAILKTNESKAHPSRCGSVQGRGCHRSNSTSGSSSSSVSSGCGTVTSHRHSAGPVWGQTHNGSSYENLKGAPSPPLRSDSYAATRNHERPSSWSSLEQARSLRALHKGSWHHSSGSVASGKSSFGIEGQLHTVIEKSPESSPTIKPKQSLPPLSQPGSAMLPTGIYPVPLPEPHFAQIPTTNPSSSSVYPALAKESKPIPQKEHYGEDSGVRMAAENGYQSNASYSCSVQSLVSPQPKQPNQVKDDPQTKCVFYRSHFQTQGSKSPGLPLGLERKDPYTPVQPRREKPRYSHGMDIMESYRQHREEELSRCQEQNVHPQPFYSSCELLQQHAQPQGSDQRINTSGRFHNESGTYQQRDQDLDHPLTRLENALAEVQRCASPQSTTSHCSVQSERSMSVMEKVSHFERQQTKPRSHSHSLCNYSSSVGPSQATHSAKRPLSGLKDLQKGYVPQGRSWSTGHEGNAESSQDLQPRYVSTDQAEHRKSHDLHRSKSSFQLNEENGKDFHRSKSTFHLEEKSKDIQWKEDHQDTLGTVPDTTFTRAYRDSIKDAQSKVLRSTSFRRRDLSINPPPVPVKHMSLDRKGHNISPKLTSSPHTPKERHVIPVELPDKTSAPELPRIPPVGPPVVRICGRKRLTMEQKKMSYSEPENIHEVGVSDQESGLCQKKAPLQFQLPETSVADRRRMFELVATRSAGTKLATSRPELKQMQQDALADYVERKTGRRMDGRPHRPHSAYMQSTSCSSIDSQSRTSTTSMGCLQEPGREGISEDNCQPFTITANTQYPVHTNRNTQTQTQSEIYQSAFRPQSAEPQKPERQAKRTIPGHVPCPTWAPLPNAPASQSLDEVFGRPVPARSSGKSASAEDLLDRNQGRPVSQHFRSKSSPAVENYNMDVLAGDLRLFGSVSKENRLSGNVGPEVTQKSSSEVGLEQSCLLNPGLNQLNPPVIRRERQRHSDRPRSHSASGLAASVGLPCPFSSSEWQSTNKAQCQPNLDSITFPGTVPENRTSSLSGTDDQNSADANRSEDAPNDSGKTAHDLSLPHQEDAESLTSFSFNPRHSESPTSPKRSTSPIRSLTSLRISESSTGFASTATVSQGDDEVFLSPTSPPLHPLSRREGNSSEEPPFPYPLTQPQVKEEALDVTVPQESQNLNSVFEHPSVTNAHRDRDVRQLRNLSSLSGTSERDITSVAAVTSEAEAEELAESPEFPLLARRERTEAEVRVETLARELACRDEALAPLLNIWASTTMLDLMEDIFPSCSSALWHQAKNSSSHAGDSAQNAVCVAPEAHVKAVHGQMETDLDKEESNLNEKKVALLQALTVSLEALRMERERLVEEQLCYSALGCRIEALVQEHCKPNESEKYRMFIGDLEKIVNLLLSLSGRLARVENALNALQGEPEKGSTDERASLQQKQSQLRSQQEDARELKENLDRRERIVLQFLGGYLNTAQLHDYRRYIRAKPALLIRQRHLDELIRQGEEQLCRLTENTNPELNPQASSTPSPCSDSNSPRPTTVTSL; encoded by the exons GGGCAGTGAGCCTGGGTCCCGTCCCCATTCCTGGCACTCCACTAAGCTGGGTGAAGGCCCTCTGGACTCTGACAGCATGATGCAGATATCCCAGGGTGCCATGGGGGCTCCCTGGCACCAAAGCTACCATGGCAG TGCCTCCACCACAGACCTGTCAGGTTATGATGCAGTATTTCTGAGGAAAAGTCCAGACCAGTACAGTTCAAGGGGAAGCATGGAGAGTCTAGATCATTCACACCCTGCTTACAGTTCCTGCAATCAACTGTCGGTCTCCAAATCCTCCAATAGCATTGACCATCTGCACAGCAAACGTGATTCTGCATACAGTTCCTTCTCTACCAGCTCAAGTATCCCAGAATACCTTGCAGCTGGGCCAACGTTCAGCAAGGAACGGTCATACTCCATGGACAGTGTTCCTCAACATAGAACTGCAGAGGGCATGCATCAGGCAGATATTCACTATGTCCACACCGTCTATGACTCTCAAAAGGGCATGTCTGCAGAGCATGAGGTCCTTTCTACAGCAATCCTAAAAACTAATGAAAGCAAAGCACATCCGTCTAGATGTGGAAGCGTACAGGGCAGGGGTTGTCACCGTTCTAACAGTACCAGtggcagtagcagcagcagtgtaAGTAGTGGTTGTGGTACAGTCACGTCTCATCGTCACAGTGCAGGACCAGTATGGGGCCAAACACACAATGGCAGCTCTTATGAAAACCTGAAGGGGGCACCTTCACCTCCCTTACGCAGTGACAGCTATGCAGCCACCCGGAACCATGAGCGGCCCAGCTCATGGTCCAGTCTTGAGCAGGCTCGGTCTTTACGGGCTCTTCACAAGGGTTCTTGGCATCACTCCAGTGGCTCTGTGGCATCAGGAAAATCATCCTTTGGAATAGAGGGACAACTTCACACTGTAATTGAAAAGAGTCCTGAGAGTAGCCCGACGATTAAACCCAAACAAAGCCTTCCACCTTTATCACAGCCTGGATCAGCCATGTTGCCTACTGGCATCTACCCTGTTCCACTGCCAGAGCCCCATTTTGCACAGATACCAACAACAAACCCCAGCTCTAGTAGTGTGTACCCAGCACTTGCCAAGGAGAGTAAACCCATCCCTCAAAAAGAACACTATGGAGAAGATTCTGGTGTTAGGATGGCAGCAGAAAACGGATACCAAAGCAATGCTTCCTACTCCTGTTCTGTCCAGTCTCTTGTTTCCCCACAACCTAAACAACCAAACCAGGTGAAAGATGACCCTCAGACCAAATGTGTCTTTTACAGGTCTCATTTCCAAACACAGGGGTCCAAGTCCCCAGGGTTGCCCCTAGGCCTTGAAAGAAAGGACCCTTACACCCCTGTTCAGCCAAGGCGAGAGAAACCCAGATACTCACATGGCATGGATATTATGGAATcttacagacaacacagagaGGAAGAGCTAAGCAGATGCCAAGAACAGAATGTCCATCCACAACCATTTTACTCATCATGTGAACTTTTACAACAACATGCCCAACCTCAAGGAAGTGATCAAAGAATCAACACTTCAGGTAGGTTCCACAATGAATCCGGCACCTATCAACAGAGGGACCAAGATCTGGATCATCCACTAACCCGACTTGAGAATGCACTTGCAGAGGTCCAGAGATGTGCTAGCCCACAGAGCACTACTAGCCATTGCAGCGTCCAAAGTGAACGTAGCATGTCAGTAATGGAGAAAGTCAGTCACTTTGAGAGGCAGCAGACCAAACCACGTAGTCACAGTCACAGCCTCTGCAATTATAGCTCCTCTGTTGGTCCAAGTCAGGCTACCCACAGTGCCAAGAGGCCCCTGTCTGGGCTGAAAGATCTGCAAAAAGGGTATGTCCCGCAAGGGAGAAGTTGGAGTACCGGCCATGAGGGAAATGCAGAATCATCACAGGACCTGCAGCCAAGGTACGTGAGCACTGATCAAGCTGAGCATAGGAAGTCACATGACCTACACCGAAGCAAGAGTTCTTTCCAACTCAATGAGGAAAATGGCAAAGACTTTCATAGGAGCAAGAGCACTTTTCATCTTGAGGAAAAGAGCAAAGACATCCAATGGAAAGAAGACCATCAGGATACCTTAGGCACCGTTCCTGACACCACCTTTACTCGAGCATACAGAGATAGCATCAAGGATGCTCAGTCCAAGGTGCTGAGATCCACTTCATTCCGAAGACGAGACTTGAGCATAAACCCTCCTCCTGTGCCTGTGAAGCACATGTCCCTGGATAGGAAGGGACACAATATAAGCCCCAAACTCACCtcttctccacacactcctaAAGAACGCCATGTTATTCCTGTTGAGCTACCAGACAAGACCAGTGCTCCTGAGCTTCCAAGAATCCCTCCTGTAGGGCCTCCAGTTGTGCGAATATGTGGACGAAAGCGACTGACCATGgaacaaaagaaaatgtcatACTCTGAGCCAGAGAACATTCATGAGGTtggagtttctgatcaagaGTCTGGCTTATGTCAAAAGAAGGCACCACTTCAATTCCAGCTTCCTGAGACAAGTGTTGCAGATCGACGAAGGATGTTTGAACTTGTAGCTACTCGTAGTGCAGGTACCAAATTAGCCACCTCAAGACCTGAGTTAAAGCAGATGCAGCAAGATGCTTTGGCTGATTATGTGGAGCGCAAGACTGGTCGACGGATGGACGGGCGTCCTCATCGTCCTCATAGTGCCTACATGCAATCGACTTCCTGTTCCTCCATAGACTCACAAAGCCGAACCTCCACCACTAGCATGGGCTGTCTTCAGGAGCCAGGACGAGAGGGTATCTCTGAGGATAACTGCCAGCCGTTCACTATTACAGCCAATACACAATATCCCGTGCACACTAACAGGAACACCCAAACTCAGACTCAATCTGAAATCTATCAGTCTGCCTTTAGACCACAGAGTGCAGAACCACAGAAACCAGAAAGGCAAGCAAAGAGAACCATTCCAGGCCATGTTCCATGTCCAACCTGGGCTCCCCTCCCCAATGCCCCTGCTAGCCAAAGCTTGGATGAAGTTTTTGGAAGACCTGTTCCAGCCAGAAGCTCAGGGAAATCAGCTTCAGCAGAGGACCTCTTGGATCGCAATCAAGGTCGTCCTGTTTCTCAGCACTTCAGATCAAAATCCTCTCCAGCTGTGGAGAACTACAACATG GATGTCTTGGCTGGAGACCTCAGATTGTTCGGGAGTGTTTCTAAAGAAAACAG GCTGTCAGGGAATGTGGGACCTGAGGTCACACAAAAGTCATCAAGTGAAGTTGGTCTGGAGCAGAGCTGTCTGCTGAACCCAGGTCTGAATCAGCTGAACCCGCCCGTGATAAGGAGGGAACGACAGCGCCACTCGGACCGACCCCGATCCCACAGCGCCTCAGGCCTGGCAGCTTCTGTCGGACTGCCCTGTCCTTTCTCCTCTTCAGAGTGGCAGAGTACCAACAAGGCACAGTGCCAACCCAACCTAGATTCCATCACTTTCCCAGGCACCGTCCCTGAAAATCGAACGAGTTCGTTGTCAGGAACGGACGATCAAAATTCTGCCGATGCGAACCGTTCCGAAGACGCTCCGAACGACTCTGGGAAGACAGCCCATGACCTTTCACTTCCACACCAAGAAGATGCAGAGTCACTCACGTCTTTCTCTTTCAACCCACGCCATTCTGAATCGCCCACTTCTCCCAAACGATCCACCTCTCCCATAAGGTCCCTCACCTCTCTGCGGATCTCAGAGTCCAGTACCGGCTTCGCCTCAACTGCAACTGTTTCACAGGGGGATGATGAGGTGTTTTTGTCTCCAACCTCTCCACCACTACACCCACTGTCAAGAAGAGAAGGAAACTCCTCAGAGGAACCTCCGTTTCCCTACCCGCTGACCCAGCCTCAAGTAAAGGAAGAGGCACTTGACGTCACAGTGCCTCAAGAATCACAAAATCtaaacag CGTCTTTGAGCATCCGTCTGTCACAAATGCCCACCGAGACAGAGACGTTCGTCAGCTGCGTAACCTCTCGTCCCTGTCAGGAACCTCTGAGCGGGATATCACCAGCGTCGCTGCTGTGACCTCTGAAGCTGAGGCAGAAGAGCTTGCAGAAAGCCCTGAGTTTCCATTGCTGGCCAGGAGGGAGCGCACGGAGGCAGAAGTGCGGGTGGAGACTCTGGCTCGGGAGCTGGCGTGCCGAGACGAGGCACTTGCTCCTCTTCTGAACATCTGGGCAAGCACCACTATGTTGGACTTGATGGAGGACATCTTTCCCTCCTGCTCATCTGCTCTATGGCACCAAGCGAAGAATAGCAGCAGTCATGCAGGTGACAG TGCTCAGAATGCGGTGTGTGTTGCTCCTGAGGCTCATGTGAAAGCTgttcatggacagatggagACTGATCTGGACAAAGAAGAATCCAATTTGAATGAGAAGAAG GTGGCGCTCCTGCAGGCTCTGACCGTGAGCTTAGAGGCGTtgcggatggagagagagagactggtcgAGGAGCAGCTGTGCTACAGTGCTCTGGGCTGCAGGATAGAGGCGCTGGTGCAGGAGCACTGCAAACCCAACGAGAGTGAGAAGTACCGTATGTTTATCGGCGACTTAGAAAAAATCGTCAACCTCCTGCTTTCTCTGAGCGGACGTCTGGCACGTGTGGAGAACGCCCTTAACGCCCTGCAGGGGGAGCCAGAGAAGGGAAGCACGGACGAGAGG gcatCCTTGCAGCAGAAACAAAGTCAGCTGCGCAGTCAACAGGAAGACGCACGTGAGCTGAAAGAGAACCTGGACCGACGTGAGCGCATCGTGCTCCAGTTCCTGGGCGGCTATCTGAACACCGCGCAACTGCACGACTACCGGCGCTACATCCGCGCCAAACCGGCGCTGCTCATCCGCCAGCGCCACCTGGACGAACTCATCCGCCAGGGAGAGGAGCAACTCTGCAGACTGACCGAGAACACGAACCCCGAGCTCAATCCGCAAGCGAGCTCCACCCCCTCTCCGTGTAGCGATTCCAACTCGCCGCGACCGACCACTGTGACCTCGCTCTGA